One Amycolatopsis sp. NBC_00355 genomic window carries:
- the kstD gene encoding 3-oxosteroid 1-dehydrogenase, with amino-acid sequence MDADLTRRQILRGTAAGVGIAVTAGISGAPAAGAAPLVGEYDVVVVGSGAAGMTAALTAAKRGLSVVVVEKAPTFGGSAARSGAGIWIPNNPVLLAAGVPDTPAKAAQYLAAVVGPDVPAARQEAFLRNGPAMIASVMANSPLRFRWMEGYSDYYPELPGGLPNGRSIEPDQFDGNLLGAELANLNPAYLATPAGLVVFSADYKWLNLAAVNAKGAAVAATCLARGTAAALAGQKPLTMGQALAAGLRAGLLAANVPVLLNTPLTDLNVENGAVTGVLVPQGLIRARRGVIVGSGGFEHNAAMRAQYQRQPIGTAWTVGAKENTGDGHRAGQRAGAALDLMDDAWWGPAIPTPGDPYFCLAERTLPGGLIVNQAGQRFVNEAAPYSDVVHTMYDKNPSAPDIPAWLIVDQSYRNKYLFRDILPLLPFPDAWYSAGAVFKASSVQALGSAIGVPPAALKSTVDRFNGFAWAGVDRDFRRGASAYDHYYTDPLVLPNSCLAPLWAPPFYALKLVPGDLGTKGGMRTDARARVLRPDGSVIPGLYAAGNASAAVMGHSYAGAGSTIGPAMTFGYIAANDV; translated from the coding sequence ATGGATGCCGACCTGACCCGCCGCCAGATCCTGCGCGGTACCGCGGCGGGCGTGGGAATCGCAGTGACCGCCGGAATCTCGGGGGCGCCGGCCGCCGGTGCGGCACCGCTCGTGGGGGAGTACGACGTCGTCGTGGTCGGCTCCGGCGCGGCCGGGATGACCGCCGCGCTGACGGCGGCCAAGCGCGGGCTGAGTGTCGTCGTGGTCGAGAAGGCGCCGACGTTCGGCGGGTCCGCCGCCCGCTCCGGCGCGGGCATCTGGATCCCGAACAACCCCGTGCTGCTCGCCGCCGGCGTGCCGGACACCCCGGCGAAAGCCGCGCAGTACCTCGCCGCAGTCGTCGGCCCGGACGTGCCGGCCGCGCGCCAGGAAGCGTTCCTGCGCAACGGACCCGCGATGATCGCGTCCGTGATGGCCAACAGCCCGCTGCGGTTCCGCTGGATGGAGGGCTACAGCGACTACTACCCGGAACTGCCGGGCGGCCTGCCGAACGGGCGGTCCATCGAACCCGACCAGTTCGACGGCAACCTGCTCGGTGCCGAGCTGGCGAACCTGAATCCGGCGTACCTCGCGACGCCGGCCGGGCTCGTCGTGTTCAGCGCCGACTACAAGTGGCTGAACCTGGCCGCGGTCAACGCGAAGGGCGCCGCCGTCGCCGCCACGTGTCTCGCGCGGGGGACGGCCGCCGCGCTAGCCGGGCAGAAGCCGCTCACCATGGGGCAGGCACTGGCCGCCGGGCTTCGGGCCGGGCTGCTCGCGGCGAACGTCCCGGTGCTGCTGAACACCCCGCTCACCGACCTGAACGTCGAAAACGGTGCGGTCACCGGTGTTCTGGTACCGCAGGGCCTGATCCGCGCACGCCGCGGCGTGATCGTCGGCTCGGGCGGCTTCGAGCACAACGCGGCCATGCGCGCGCAGTACCAGCGGCAGCCGATCGGCACGGCCTGGACGGTCGGCGCCAAGGAGAACACCGGCGACGGCCACCGCGCGGGCCAGCGCGCCGGCGCCGCGCTCGACCTGATGGACGACGCCTGGTGGGGCCCGGCGATCCCGACGCCCGGCGACCCGTACTTCTGCCTGGCCGAGCGGACGCTGCCGGGCGGGCTGATCGTCAACCAGGCCGGGCAGCGGTTCGTCAACGAGGCCGCGCCCTACAGCGACGTCGTGCACACGATGTACGACAAGAACCCGTCGGCGCCGGACATCCCCGCGTGGCTGATCGTCGACCAGAGCTACCGCAACAAGTACCTGTTCCGCGACATCCTGCCGCTGCTGCCGTTCCCGGACGCCTGGTACAGCGCGGGCGCGGTCTTCAAGGCGTCGAGCGTCCAGGCGCTCGGCTCGGCGATCGGCGTGCCGCCGGCCGCGTTGAAGTCCACAGTGGACCGGTTCAACGGCTTCGCGTGGGCGGGCGTCGACCGCGACTTCCGCCGCGGCGCGAGCGCGTACGACCACTACTACACCGACCCGCTGGTGCTGCCGAACTCCTGCCTCGCGCCGCTGTGGGCTCCGCCGTTCTACGCGCTCAAGCTGGTCCCCGGCGACCTGGGCACGAAGGGCGGCATGCGCACGGACGCCCGGGCGCGCGTGCTGCGCCCGGACGGCTCGGTGATCCCCGGTCTCTACGCCGCCGGCAACGCCAGCGCGGCCGTGATGGGCCACAGCTACGCGGGCGCGGGCTCGACCATCGGCCCGGCGATGACGTTCGGCTACATCGCCGCGAACGACGTCTAG
- a CDS encoding LLM class flavin-dependent oxidoreductase, whose amino-acid sequence MKLGIYSFGDRPPDPRTGEQVSVAQQLANTLERIKLADQLGLDFYGLGEHHLDQYAISSPGTVLAAAASVTDQITLSSAVTVLSTEDPVRVYQQFTTLDQLSHGRAELLAGRGSFTESFPLFGNDLGDYDELFEEKLALLLRIDREDPLTWSGRFRPPLDNVRILPRPYGRRLRISVGTGGNPESSIRAGLLGLPVVYAVIGGRPERFAPLVDLYRQAGEAGEHQPEDLHVTMSAIGLIAPNSQDAKEKFYPYWLETMKYGAKARGWAIPTRAEYDTYAQGAQALFVGSPQEIAERLISVGKLTGADRYALQMDWSGVPHQDVMTAIELLGTEVLPLVQKEF is encoded by the coding sequence ATGAAACTCGGTATCTACAGTTTCGGCGACCGGCCGCCGGACCCCCGCACCGGCGAGCAGGTCTCCGTCGCCCAGCAGCTGGCCAACACCCTCGAGCGGATCAAGCTCGCCGACCAGCTGGGCCTGGACTTCTACGGCCTCGGCGAACACCACCTCGATCAGTACGCCATCTCGAGCCCCGGCACCGTACTGGCCGCGGCCGCGAGCGTCACCGACCAGATCACCCTGAGCTCCGCCGTCACCGTGCTGAGCACCGAGGACCCGGTGCGCGTCTACCAGCAGTTCACGACCCTCGACCAGCTCAGCCACGGTCGCGCCGAGCTGCTGGCCGGGCGCGGGTCGTTCACCGAGTCGTTCCCGCTGTTCGGCAACGACCTCGGCGACTACGACGAGCTCTTCGAAGAGAAGCTCGCCCTGCTCCTGCGGATCGACCGCGAGGACCCGCTCACCTGGTCCGGCAGGTTCCGGCCGCCGCTCGACAACGTGCGGATCCTCCCCCGCCCGTACGGCAGGCGGCTGCGGATCTCCGTCGGCACCGGCGGCAACCCCGAGTCGTCGATCCGCGCGGGCCTGCTCGGCCTGCCCGTCGTCTACGCCGTGATCGGCGGCCGGCCGGAGCGCTTCGCGCCGTTGGTCGACCTCTACCGCCAGGCCGGCGAAGCGGGCGAGCACCAGCCTGAAGACCTGCACGTCACGATGAGCGCCATCGGGCTCATCGCGCCGAATTCGCAGGACGCGAAGGAGAAGTTCTACCCGTACTGGCTCGAGACGATGAAGTACGGCGCGAAGGCCCGCGGCTGGGCGATCCCGACCCGCGCCGAGTACGACACGTACGCCCAGGGCGCGCAGGCCCTGTTCGTCGGCAGCCCGCAGGAGATCGCCGAGCGGCTGATCTCCGTCGGCAAGCTCACCGGCGCCGACCGGTACGCGCTGCAGATGGACTGGTCCGGTGTGCCGCACCAGGATGTCATGACGGCCATCGAACTGCTCGGCACCGAGGTGCTTCCGTTGGTGCAGAAGGAGTTCTAG
- a CDS encoding Glu/Leu/Phe/Val dehydrogenase dimerization domain-containing protein produces MTEAGFLEVTWTDPVTGCRGYLVIDRLVRGVASGGLRMRRGCTLSEVRGLARGMTLKEGLNYDPAGRYIPLGGAKGGIDSDPYDENARDVVTRYLRAMRPLIERYWTLGEDLGLRQDVIDGVIADIGLRSSIQAIHPLLEDRDAATGRLAAAFKIEVGGLGLDELVGGLGVAQATLTGLDRLGLGGGPNRVVVQGFGSMGGATARFLAEAGLDVVGVSDVHGVVTNPSGLDVENLLRHRDRLGGINRDHLKAGDALLPPEAWLDVPAEVLVPAAVSYCVDAGNQARIGAKLVVEAANMPVTADAEDLLGARGIRVVPDFVANSATNSWWWWTLFGDIGADADEAFTQVRTRMRELVTNMVDQATRDGLSLRTAALRLSETNLEAIQARFG; encoded by the coding sequence ATGACCGAAGCCGGATTCCTCGAGGTGACGTGGACCGACCCGGTCACCGGGTGCCGCGGTTACCTGGTGATCGACCGGCTCGTGCGCGGCGTCGCCAGCGGCGGGCTGCGGATGCGCCGCGGCTGCACGCTCTCCGAGGTCCGCGGCCTGGCCCGGGGCATGACGCTCAAGGAAGGCCTGAACTACGACCCGGCCGGCCGCTACATCCCGCTCGGCGGGGCCAAGGGCGGCATCGACTCCGACCCGTACGACGAGAACGCCCGCGACGTCGTCACCCGCTACCTGCGCGCGATGCGGCCGCTGATCGAGCGGTACTGGACCCTGGGCGAGGACCTCGGCCTGCGCCAGGACGTCATCGACGGTGTCATCGCGGACATCGGCCTGCGGAGTTCGATCCAGGCGATCCACCCGTTGCTCGAAGACCGCGACGCGGCGACCGGACGGCTCGCGGCCGCGTTCAAGATCGAGGTCGGCGGGCTGGGCCTCGACGAGCTGGTCGGCGGCCTCGGCGTCGCCCAGGCCACGCTGACGGGCCTCGACAGACTGGGTCTCGGCGGCGGCCCGAACCGGGTGGTGGTGCAGGGCTTCGGCTCGATGGGCGGCGCCACCGCGCGGTTCCTCGCCGAAGCGGGGCTCGACGTCGTCGGCGTCTCGGACGTCCACGGCGTCGTCACCAACCCGAGCGGCTTGGACGTCGAGAACCTGCTCCGGCACCGGGATCGCCTCGGCGGCATCAACCGCGACCACCTGAAGGCCGGCGACGCACTGCTGCCGCCGGAAGCGTGGCTGGACGTCCCGGCCGAGGTGCTCGTGCCCGCGGCCGTCTCCTACTGCGTCGACGCCGGCAACCAGGCCCGGATCGGCGCGAAGCTCGTCGTCGAGGCGGCGAACATGCCGGTGACGGCGGACGCGGAGGACCTGCTCGGCGCCCGCGGCATCCGGGTCGTGCCGGACTTCGTGGCCAACTCGGCGACCAACTCCTGGTGGTGGTGGACACTCTTCGGAGACATCGGCGCGGACGCCGACGAGGCCTTCACCCAGGTCCGCACCCGCATGCGCGAACTGGTGACGAACATGGTCGACCAGGCGACACGCGACGGCCTCAGCCTTCGTACCGCCGCCCTCCGGCTGTCGGAGACGAACCTCGAAGCCATCCAGGCAAGGTTCGGATGA
- a CDS encoding TetR/AcrR family transcriptional regulator — MARKSVSVRREEIVLAALDQVRARGIAGVRAADVAQALDVSTALIFYHFGTLETLIIEAFRQAAENNLAVLRGELDRGGPVGARLRAVLALYGPTEPAHGWKLWIEAGAAAMRDTELRAVLQRLDLRWRDAVVMLIAEGVGAGEFRCPDPQGAAWRLTALLDGLAMQVVAREGTVTTADCARWVEQAMTYELGRN, encoded by the coding sequence ATGGCGCGGAAGTCGGTGTCGGTGCGGCGGGAAGAGATCGTCCTCGCCGCGCTCGACCAGGTCCGGGCGCGGGGCATCGCCGGGGTGCGGGCGGCCGACGTCGCTCAGGCCCTGGACGTCAGCACGGCCTTGATCTTCTACCATTTCGGCACCCTCGAAACCCTCATCATCGAGGCCTTCCGGCAGGCCGCCGAGAACAACCTCGCGGTCCTGCGGGGCGAACTCGACCGCGGCGGCCCGGTCGGCGCGCGGCTGCGGGCCGTCTTGGCGCTCTACGGCCCCACCGAGCCTGCCCACGGCTGGAAACTGTGGATCGAGGCAGGCGCCGCGGCGATGCGCGACACCGAGCTGCGCGCCGTCCTGCAGCGGCTGGACCTGCGGTGGCGGGACGCCGTCGTCATGCTGATCGCCGAAGGTGTCGGGGCCGGCGAGTTCCGGTGCCCGGATCCGCAGGGCGCCGCGTGGCGGCTGACCGCGCTGCTCGACGGTCTGGCCATGCAGGTCGTGGCGCGCGAAGGCACCGTCACCACCGCGGACTGCGCGAGGTGGGTCGAGCAGGCCATGACGTACGAGCTGGGCCGTAACTGA
- a CDS encoding TIGR03086 family metal-binding protein has translation MTNALRPFRAEVPQSALDDLHGRLRRALWPDDLPAGYGVTNERVRALAGYWLEKFDWRAFEARLNAYPQFVTEIDGETIHFLHVRSSRPDATPLVLTHGWPGSVAEYLDVIGPLTEPASPAAPAFHLVIPSLPGFGFSGPTKAAGWGTHRTAAAWAELMERLGYESYGAAGNDAGSMISPEIGRLAPGKVVGVHVTQLYSFPSGDPAEMADLSAADQAALAHLQWFYENMFSFNTLHSQQPHTLAFALADSPLGLLAWNAQLFGENLDADFVLANVALYWLTGTGGSSIRFYYEDAQATTHPSEPTTVPTGLAMFKGDFQSIRRFAERDHANIVSWHSYDVTTGSGGPRDAAGHYAAHEAPEVLVADIRRFFAGLSRPWPVLDQAHAALRAAIEGVEDWSAPTPCAEWTVTQVLQHAAGDQLGYAASITGEPGPDFNPFAPSGTLTVPAGDFLEPTLAAAEAAFATITPDTVAVPTPLPQGALPAPVAVGAAALDAAVHAWDIATATGRKSLLTNELAEALLPVAKELAEPLRGFAYAPALPALAEDDAVSTLLRYLGRDPHWTA, from the coding sequence ATGACGAACGCCCTCCGCCCCTTCCGCGCCGAGGTCCCGCAGTCCGCGCTGGACGACCTGCACGGGCGGCTCCGGCGCGCGCTCTGGCCGGACGACCTGCCCGCCGGGTACGGCGTCACGAACGAACGGGTCCGCGCCCTGGCCGGGTACTGGCTGGAGAAGTTCGACTGGCGGGCCTTCGAGGCGCGGCTCAACGCGTACCCGCAGTTCGTGACGGAGATCGACGGCGAGACGATCCACTTCCTGCACGTCCGGTCGTCCCGCCCGGACGCCACCCCGCTGGTGCTGACGCACGGCTGGCCGGGGTCGGTCGCCGAGTACCTCGACGTCATCGGCCCGCTGACCGAGCCGGCGTCGCCCGCGGCACCGGCGTTCCACCTCGTGATCCCGTCACTGCCGGGCTTCGGTTTCTCGGGCCCGACGAAGGCGGCGGGCTGGGGCACCCACCGCACCGCGGCGGCGTGGGCCGAGCTGATGGAGAGGCTGGGCTACGAGTCGTACGGCGCGGCGGGCAACGACGCGGGCTCGATGATCTCGCCGGAGATCGGCCGGCTCGCGCCGGGGAAGGTCGTCGGCGTGCACGTCACGCAGCTGTACTCGTTCCCGTCCGGCGACCCGGCGGAGATGGCGGACCTGAGCGCGGCCGACCAGGCGGCGCTGGCGCACCTGCAGTGGTTCTACGAGAACATGTTCTCGTTCAACACGCTGCACAGCCAGCAGCCGCACACGCTGGCGTTCGCGCTCGCCGACTCGCCGCTGGGCCTGCTGGCGTGGAACGCGCAGCTGTTCGGCGAAAACCTGGACGCCGACTTCGTCCTGGCGAACGTCGCGCTGTACTGGCTGACGGGCACCGGCGGCTCGTCGATCCGCTTCTACTACGAGGACGCGCAGGCGACGACGCACCCCTCGGAGCCGACCACGGTCCCGACCGGCCTGGCGATGTTCAAGGGCGACTTCCAGTCGATCCGCCGCTTCGCCGAGCGCGACCACGCGAACATCGTCAGCTGGCACAGCTACGACGTCACCACCGGAAGCGGCGGCCCGCGCGACGCCGCCGGCCACTACGCGGCACACGAAGCGCCGGAGGTCCTGGTCGCCGACATCCGCCGGTTCTTCGCCGGGCTTTCCCGCCCCTGGCCCGTCCTGGACCAGGCCCACGCGGCGTTGCGCGCGGCGATCGAAGGCGTCGAGGACTGGTCGGCCCCGACCCCGTGCGCGGAGTGGACCGTCACCCAGGTCCTCCAGCACGCGGCGGGCGACCAGCTGGGCTACGCGGCGTCCATCACCGGCGAGCCGGGCCCGGACTTCAACCCGTTCGCCCCGTCGGGCACCCTCACCGTCCCGGCAGGCGACTTCCTGGAACCCACCCTGGCGGCGGCCGAAGCCGCGTTCGCGACGATCACCCCCGACACCGTCGCGGTCCCGACGCCACTCCCCCAGGGCGCGCTGCCGGCCCCGGTGGCCGTCGGCGCGGCCGCCCTGGACGCGGCCGTCCACGCCTGGGACATCGCGACGGCGACCGGCCGGAAGTCCTTGCTGACCAACGAACTGGCGGAAGCCTTGCTGCCGGTGGCGAAGGAACTGGCCGAGCCCTTGCGCGGGTTCGCCTACGCCCCGGCGCTCCCCGCCCTGGCCGAGGACGACGCTGTCTCGACGTTGCTCCGGTACCTGGGCCGCGACCCGCACTGGACGGCGTGA
- a CDS encoding TetR/AcrR family transcriptional regulator: MPEPALPGRRGQAARNDVVILDAARDVFLLDPKAPISAVAERAGVGISALYRRYPSKEFLLCRLCHDGLRRFISEAEVSVEEPDAWRALTGFLRRVVDADVHSLTTHLAGTFTPTPEMGLDAQRANELAAGLVARAHESGRLRRDAVTEDVGMILECCAAIRVDDPARTSELRQRYLALLVEGLESGGGPDLPGPPPRPGEMNGRWRHS; the protein is encoded by the coding sequence ATGCCCGAGCCAGCCCTGCCCGGCCGCCGCGGCCAGGCCGCCCGCAACGACGTCGTGATCCTCGACGCCGCCCGTGACGTCTTCCTCCTGGACCCGAAGGCCCCGATCTCGGCCGTCGCCGAGCGCGCGGGCGTCGGCATCAGCGCCCTCTACCGCCGGTACCCGAGCAAGGAGTTCCTGCTCTGCCGGCTCTGCCACGACGGCCTGCGCCGGTTCATCTCCGAAGCCGAGGTCTCGGTGGAAGAACCGGACGCCTGGCGGGCCCTCACCGGCTTCCTCCGCCGGGTGGTCGACGCCGACGTGCACTCGCTGACCACGCACCTCGCGGGCACGTTCACGCCGACCCCGGAGATGGGCCTCGACGCCCAGCGGGCGAACGAGCTCGCGGCCGGGCTCGTCGCCCGCGCGCACGAGAGCGGGCGGCTGCGCCGCGACGCCGTCACCGAAGACGTCGGCATGATCCTCGAGTGCTGCGCGGCGATCCGTGTCGACGACCCGGCGCGCACCAGCGAGCTGCGGCAGCGGTACCTCGCGTTGCTCGTCGAAGGGCTGGAGTCGGGCGGCGGCCCGGACCTGCCGGGCCCGCCGCCGCGCCCGGGTGAGATGAACGGCCGCTGGCGTCACTCCTGA
- a CDS encoding trypsin-like serine peptidase: protein MHRVLRPVVVVVVSLLVLGAGLAVGAGSTADDAYAANAPVTTAPAAAPAPTGAAATSPVGALFAGGSHFCSASVVHSGAGDLVLTAAHCVKDGMAFAPGYHDGVAPLGMWTVTSAAVADGWTSSADPDLDFAFLTVQQAGNTASLESLTGANTLGIDQGFDHEITLTGYPDTTDSPVVCTGATTRSDTYQQRIACPGFPDGTSGGPWVTNGVVVGVIGGYQLGGDTPDVSYSAYFDDDIRKLYTSAGG, encoded by the coding sequence GTGCACAGAGTCCTCCGGCCCGTGGTCGTCGTGGTGGTGTCGTTGCTGGTCCTCGGGGCCGGCCTGGCCGTCGGCGCCGGCAGCACGGCCGACGACGCCTACGCGGCGAACGCCCCGGTCACCACGGCCCCGGCCGCCGCGCCCGCGCCGACCGGCGCCGCGGCCACCTCGCCGGTCGGCGCGCTGTTCGCCGGCGGGAGCCACTTCTGCAGCGCGAGCGTCGTGCACTCCGGCGCCGGTGATCTCGTGCTGACCGCCGCGCACTGCGTCAAGGACGGGATGGCCTTCGCGCCCGGTTACCACGACGGCGTCGCGCCGCTCGGGATGTGGACCGTGACGAGCGCGGCCGTCGCGGACGGCTGGACGTCTTCCGCCGACCCGGATCTCGACTTCGCTTTCCTGACCGTTCAGCAGGCCGGGAACACCGCTTCCCTGGAAAGCCTGACCGGCGCGAACACCCTGGGAATCGACCAGGGATTCGACCACGAAATCACTCTGACGGGCTACCCCGACACGACCGATTCCCCGGTCGTCTGCACCGGCGCGACGACCCGTTCCGACACCTATCAGCAACGGATCGCGTGCCCCGGTTTTCCCGACGGGACCAGCGGCGGGCCGTGGGTGACGAACGGCGTGGTCGTCGGCGTGATCGGCGGTTACCAGCTCGGCGGGGACACCCCGGACGTCTCCTACAGCGCCTATTTCGACGACGACATCCGGAAGCTGTACACGTCGGCCGGCGGCTGA
- the dmpI gene encoding 4-oxalocrotonate tautomerase DmpI, translating into MIAAVADRIFAAGRRSAGLGAGTSDSRTRSADMPIVTVQQGPRSVELKRDLVRRVTDAVVDAYRIPAETVQVWIQEVPADSWGAAGTLVADQ; encoded by the coding sequence GTGATCGCTGCGGTAGCGGACCGGATCTTCGCCGCGGGCCGCCGGTCGGCTGGACTCGGTGCCGGAACATCCGACAGCCGAACGAGGAGCGCAGACATGCCCATCGTGACCGTCCAGCAGGGACCGCGCAGCGTCGAACTCAAGCGGGACCTGGTCCGGCGCGTGACGGACGCCGTCGTCGACGCGTACCGGATCCCCGCCGAGACCGTGCAGGTCTGGATCCAGGAGGTACCCGCCGACAGCTGGGGTGCCGCGGGGACCCTCGTCGCCGACCAGTGA